A DNA window from Porites lutea chromosome 6, jaPorLute2.1, whole genome shotgun sequence contains the following coding sequences:
- the LOC140942232 gene encoding BTB and MATH domain-containing protein 15-like, which produces MEDQTNNEVIEAVEKGLKKMENEGVLNGSDFTKPWRSSDVIFLVEEQRFYVHRWVLAMLSPVFEKMFTSNFSERKETEISFPNKASEEFKEILVMVYSCAESPAVTNGNCFFLLKLAHEYQIDCAIRKCEHFLWNASYSVVAGCLHIKDLFPFFKMKQFKDEKEQILSLLIVGQEYQLERVVAACVHLASYFTLKALKQDYVELCDLITKENYCRILERMIERLEDSFFVF; this is translated from the coding sequence ATGGAGGATCAAACGAATAACGAAGTCATCGAAGCTGTGGAGAAAGGActgaagaaaatggaaaatgaaGGAGTCTTGAACGGGAGTGATTTTACCAAGCCATGGAGATCAAGTGATGTGATATTTCTGGTCGAGGAACAAAGGTTTTATGTTCATCGCTGGGTCCTCGCAATGTTGTCCCccgtttttgaaaaaatgtttactTCGAACTTCTCAGAGAGGAAGGAAACTGAAATCTCATTTCCAAACAAAGCGAGCGAGGaattcaaagaaattttagTGATGGTTTATTCGTGTGCAGAGTCGCCAGCAGTGACAAACGGCAATTGCTTCTTCTTACTTAAACTCGCTCACGAATATCAAATCGACTGTGCTATTCGTAAGTGTGAACACTTTCTTTGGAACGCTTCATATTCTGTGGTTGCTGGTTGTTTACACATCAAAgatctttttccattttttaaaatgaagcaGTTTAAAGAcgaaaaagaacaaattctgtcttTGTTAATTGTTGGTCAGGAGTACCAGCTAGAAAGAGTTGTAGCGGCTTGTGTACACTTGGCCAGCTACTTCACTTTGAAAGCACTAAAGCAGGATTATGTGGAATTATGTGATCTTATCACTAAAGAAAATTACTGTAGGATACTCGAAAGAATGATCGAACGCTTGGAagatagtttttttgttttctga
- the LOC140942283 gene encoding proton-coupled folate transporter-like, whose amino-acid sequence MTESDSKAPVEKEESSFRKITVEPVIFCYAFGIILHVPVIQQYIHKRVAESKGVVYNTTASLSNCDSIPIPKKEETLKIQKEVQSEASFMQLGMVFSASAPSLLVALFLGAWSDRAGRRRVMGLPIVGSAIESAIILWVINFNLPIEMLLLAGFINGICGFFPTMVLSMFSYIADITEESQRAFRLGILEATAFISGMLSHLSSGWLIHKTGYTAPYIIILSLHSFALVYVVLKLPESRAKHLMENSTVKVFSFQHIRVIIHIFTNPRSGQLRWRMCLLMLASGLMIVSSIGFGSVIVLYAIDRPLCCNSILIGYYLATSFFVQAVGAVLGLKFLRIVLSEVALMQAGIISVICSLVMMAFAKTKTHLFIVPLAACLGGIPTPIIRAMMSKMVNSDEQGALFAAVATLETLCTLFGAALFNSIYPLFVHVGLNGFCFLVMATLMLAALILTEILRRRELDDSIILGEQGD is encoded by the exons ATGACGGAGAGTGATTCTAAAGCGCCAGTTGAAAAGGAAGAATCAAGCTTCCGCAAAATTACGGTCGAACCAGTTATATTCTGTTACGCGTTTGGAATCATCCTTCATGTTCCAGTAATTCAACAATACATTCACAAAAGAGTAGCTGAGAGTAAAGGCGTTGTCTACAACACTACTGCAAGTTTAAGTAACTGCGATTCCATTCCTATCccgaaaaaagaagaaacattaaaaatacaaaaagaggTTCAATCTGAAGCGTCGTTTATGCAGTTGGGAATGGTATTCTCTGCCAGCGCTCCGTCTCTTCTTGTCGCATTATTCTTAGGGGCCTGGTCCGACCGAGCAGGGAGACGAAGAGTCATGGGGCTCCCTATAGTTGGTAGTGCAATAGAATCCGCAATTATACTGTGGGTTATTAACTTCAACCTCCCTATTGAAATGCTGCTTTTAGCGGGATTTATCAATGGTATTTGTGGCTTTTTTCCCACAATGGTGTTGTCTATGTTTTCATATATAGCAGATATCACGGAGGAATCCCAGCGTGCTTTTCGCCTAGGAATCTTAGAAGCAACTGCTTTTATTAGTGGCATGCTAAGTCATTTGAGTAGTGGTTGGTTAATACACAAAACAGGCTATACAGCCCCCTACATTATAATACTTTCTCTACACAGCTTTGCTTTGGTCTACGTTGTTTTAAAACTTCCAGAATCAAGAGCAAAACATTTAATGGAAAATTCCACCGTCAAAGTTTTCAGTTTCCAACACATCCGGGTCATTATTCATATTTTTACAAACCCTCGATCTGGGCAGCTAAGATGGCGCATGTGCTTATTAATGCTTGCATCTGGTCTCATGATTGTGTCTTCAATCGGCTTTGGCAgtgttattgtattgtatgcTATAGATCGGCCATTATGTTGTAACTcgattttgattggctactACCTAGCAACAAGTTTTTTCGTTCAAGCCGTTGGAGCAGTATTGGGACTCAAGTTTTTGAGAATTGTTTTATCAGAAGTAGCTCTTATGCAGGCAGGAATCATTTCCGTCATTTGCTCGTTGGTCATGATGGCATttgctaaaacaaaaactcacTTATTTATTG TTCCTTTAGCAGCATGTCTTGGTGGCATCCCGACTCCCATCATCAGAGCTATGATGTCCAAAATGGTGAATTCAGATGAACAGG GTGCGTTATTTGCAGCTGTTGCTACTCTGGAAACACTTTGCACCTTATTTGGAGCCGCCTTATTTAACTCCATCTATCCGCTGTTTGTTCATGTTGGTCTGAATGggttttgttttctggtcatgGCGACCCTCATGCTAGCTGCACTCATACTAACAGA GATTTTGAGGCGAAGAGAGCTTGACGACAGCATTATCCTTGGAGAGCAAGGAG ATTAA